Sequence from the Ereboglobus luteus genome:
GGTATCCGTAAATTGGATACACTTCAGGCGTGGCAGTTTCGCCTGCAGCCCGCGCTCGCGGGGCTGTTGCTCGCGGCGCTTGCGGGCGCGTGCGCCGGCGGGGATTCGCGCGCCCGCTGGCGGGCGATGCTGCTCGCGGGCATCGCGCCGATGCTGTTGTATTTCAGCCGCATGGCGATTCACGAGACGCTGCTGGCCCTGTGCGCGCTCGCTGTGCCGTTTGCCGTGGCGCGTTGGCTGGAGACGCGCCGCGCGCGCTGGCTGATTGTGACCGCGCTGGCGTTCGGCTGCATGCACGCGACGAAGGAAACCTGGTGCATTATCGCGTTCAGCTGGGCGGCGGCCGCCTTTGCGTTGTGGCCGAAAAAAACATGGCATGCCGTGCGGGGCGCGGGGGCGGCCAGGATTGCCCTGGTCGCGACGGCGGCGATGGGGATTTCGTTTTTGCTGTATTCCAACTTCGGAAAACATCCCGGCGGCTTTGCCGACGCGTGGCGCACGCTGTTTTCCTATCGCACGGGCGGCGGGCATGAAAAGGGCTGGTGGTATTACGCGGTGGAATGCCTCGGGTTTTACCGGCCCGGAGGCTGGCCGGTCGGGGAGGGCGTTGTCGGCCTGTTCGCGATCGCCGGCGGCGTCATGGCGTGGCGGCGGAGGAAAAACCGCTATGTGGGGCACCATGTGCCGGCGCTGCCGCTGTTCCTGGCGGTGTCGGGCGCGGCGCAGGTTGTTGTGTATTCAATAATCAAATACAAGACACCGTGGCTCATGCTGGCGCCGCTGGCGTCGTTTGTGCCGCTGGCGGCGCACGGCTGGATTTGGGCGCTGGGGCGGCGCCCGCGCTGGTGGCGCGCCGCGGCGTGCGCGCTTGTCGTGGCCGCGGGGCTGCTGGCGCCCGCGCTTGTGTCGAGTTTCAAGGCGCCCACGAGCGCGGCGTTCCCTTTCGTTTACGTGCCCACGCTGCCGGATGCGGACGCGGAGCTCGACCGCGTCGCCAGGGCGCTGCCCGCGGATGCGATGACGGCGGTGATTGGCAACGACTACTGGCCGCTGCCCTGGTATTTTCGCGCGGCCCGGGAGCGGACGGGATTTTTCTCGGAGGCCGGCGCGCCCTCGTCGGAGGAGTTGAAGGAATTCGCGCTGGTGATTCACACGGGCTACCAGCTCGATCCCTCCGCCACGGGCGCGGGCTGGCGCGTGTTTGAACTGCGCCCTGGATATTTTGTGAGCATTTCGCGTTGATGCCCGGACGTCCCAGCGGTTGAGAAAAAAGATTGTTGCCCGGGGGACTTTCGCCTCAGTCTTTCTGTTTTTACTTATGGAACAGATCAACATCGGCATGATTGGCGGCGGCACTGTGGGGAGCGGAGTTTTCCGCGCCCTTGAAAAAAACAGCGCCCTCATGACGGCGCGCCTCGGCGTCAAACTCAAGGTCGCGAAAGTCGCGGTCAAGGCGTTCGACGAACCGCGCCCGTATAAAATCCCCGTCGCAACCATGACGACCGATTGGACGACTGTCGTGAACGATCCCAAGATTCAGGTCGTCATCGAGCTGATGGGCGGCACCGGCCTGGCAAAAACCGTCGTGCTCGCCGCGCTCAAGCTCGGCAAGCCGGTCATTACCGCCAACAAGGCGCTCATTTCCAAGTGCGGCCCGGAGCTCTTCGCGGCAGCCGCCAAAAACAACACCAACCTTTATTACGAGGCCAGCGTCGCGGGCGGCATTCCGATCATCAAGACGATCCGCGAGGCGCTCGTCGGGAACCGGTTCACGCAGATCTACGGCATCGTGAACGGCACCTGCAATTACATCCTCACGCGCATGAAAAACGAGCGCGCCGAGTTTGCCGAAATCCTCGGCGACGCGCAAAAGCTCGGTTATGCCGAGGCCGAGCCCTCGCTCGATGTTGACGGTTACGACGCGATGCACAAGACGCACATCCTCGCCTCGCTCGCGCACGGTTTTTGGGTTGATGAGAAAAAGATTCTCGTCGAGGGCATCCGCTCGATTTCGCAGACCGACATCCAGTTTGCCGAAAAACTCGGCTACACGATCAAGCAGCTCGGCATCGTGAAGGCGGCCGGCGCCGGCAAGTCTGAGAAGGTGCAAATCTCGGTTTATCCCGCGCTCATTCCCCAGCAGCACGTGCTCGCCAATGTGAACGACGTGTTCAACGCCGTGTTTGTGCGCGGCGACATCGTGGGCGACACGCTTTATTACGGACGCGGCGCGGGCAAGGACGCCACGGCCAGCGCCGTGCTCGGCGACATCGCCGACGCCGCCACGGACCTCGTCAACGGGACGCCGCGCCGCGTGCCCGCGTTTGTCGATTACGGCAGGCGCGCCAGCGTGATGCCGGCGAGCGAAAGCGTTTCGCAATTCTACATCCGCCTCGGCGTGCAGGACAAACCCGGCGTGCTTGCGCGCGTGGCCGCGATTTTTCGCGACAACAAGATCAGCATCGCATCGGTCGTGCAGCCCGAAAACCCGGCGGCGCAGCCAAACGTGCCGCTCATCATCATGACGCACGCATGCAAGGAAGCCTCGTTGCAAAAAGCGCTCAAACGGATCGCGCGTCTTTCGGAAGTGAAGGCGAAACCCGTGCTGTTGCGCGTGGAGCATTTCGAATAAGAAACGCGCGCGCGCCGTTTTTTGGGGGACGCCAAGCGCGGCTGTTTCAGCGCTTCGAGCGCTGGCGACAGTCTGGCAGCCGTCCCACCAAAAACGGCCGCGCTATTTTTATAAAAACGCTCAGCTGGGATTGGCGCCCTGCTTTTTCGCGAGGCGCTCCTTTACGCTGGCGATATTTTCCCGGAGGTCTTTGCCGCCGGTGATCTCGGTGTAGATTTTGTAGATGGCGCCCATGTTGAACGCGGGGCTGTTTTGCGCGCGCATGCGCTCAAACAGCGGGGGAATCCAGTCCTCGCCGTTTTCCTTGATCGCGTCGAGGATGACGAGCATCGCCAGGTAGGAGTAGGAATCAACCGCGGCCTTCGGCGTCGCCGCGGTGCGCGTGCCGATCCATGTGTCGAGGTTGATGCCCGCGGCGTGCGTTTCGAAGTCGGACGGTCGCGCCGTGTGCGCTTGGAGAAGTTGCTCGTAACTGAGATTGGCATTGTGCGAGCGCAGGATCGAGAGCGGGATGATGTTGACCATGCCATCGACGATCCAGAGCGGGAAGCTGGCCTTGTCGATGGTGGAGATGATGGAGGGACGCGCGATTTCGTAGAGCTTGCCGCAGTAGGCGTTGTAGATCGCCTCGTCGAGTCGCCAGCGCATGTCGCGGATGGTGGCGTTGAAGAGGCGCATTTTTTCATCGGTCATGCCGGGGTCCTTTTTCATGAGGACGATGGGGACGACGCGAGCGCGGGCGCGTCCGGCGCGCGGTGCGGTGATGTGGTTGGCGATGCTGAGCGCCTCGTTTTCCGGGTTGTAGCCGAGACCGTCGGGCAGGGCGCCGGATGCCTGCGCGGCCTTGATGTCGGAAAAGTGGTAGATGCGGACCTCGCCGATTTCCTCGACAACGGCGGGGCGGCAGATGTCGCGGAATTGGTCGAAGGAGGCGCTCATGGCCTCGGTGGGTTTTTCGAGCGCGAGTTTTTTTGCGATCAGCGCGAGGTCATTCTTTTTCCATCGGGCGAGCTGGGCGTCAAAACTGGTGTCGTCAAGAATGCGCAGGGGGAGTTGGTAGCTCAGCAGGATTTCGTCCGCGAAGGTTTGCTCGTCGGCGGGGTAGGTGATGGTGACGTTGTTGGTGATTTTTGTTTTGTAGGCTTCGAGCGGGTTTGCCGGCGGGGCGGATTCACCGGCGCAACGCATATCGGCCGGCAACAATGCCAGCAGGAACGACAGGAGCGGTAAAAGTGAAGTTGGGCGTTTAAATATGGTCATGCGATATGCGCGAAATATGACAATCAAACGGAAGCGGGGGATGTGTGCAAGCGGGCAGGGGCGGATTTGCACACAAAAGAGATGCTGTCTCGCGGCCCTATTCACGGCCCTGTTTTTGTGGCGCGCGTATGGGGTGTGAGAGGAAAACGGTTTGATGTTTCTCGATTGTATTTCGGAAAACGTCGGGCTGGACATGAATTACAAACATCGTTCGTGACGAACATTGTTCTTGACGAACAGTGTTCGTTGATGTTTTTCGTTTCTCATCATGACTACCGAATCACCGCATTTGCCCTCACGCCGTCAGCGCATTTCCCGTCGCGAGCGTCCTGCGAAAGCGCCGCTCAGTGTCGATTCGATCGTTTCCGCGGCGCTCGATATCATGATGCGCGAGGGGCTTGACGGGCTGAGCTTGCGCAAGGTCGCGGCGGCGCTCGATACCGGCCCGGCCTCGCTTTACGTTTACGTGGACAACCTCGACGCGCTGCTTTCGCTCATGCTCGAGCGCGCGCTTGGCAAGGTCGTCATCCCGCCCGCGTCCAAGGGCGATTGGCGCGAGCGTCTGGGCGCGGTTTTGTTTTCGTATCTCAAAATCCTCATGTCCATGCCCGGCCTCGGGCAGCTTGCGCTCACCAGTGTTTCCATGGGACCCAATTCCTTGCGCATACTCGAAACCATTCTTGCGCTTCTGCGCGAGGGCGGCGTGGACGATGATCGCGCGGCCTGGGCCGTGGATTCGCTTCTGCTCCAATTCACCGCGATCGCCGCCGAGCAGGATGTCCGCCGCCGTCATGCGCGGTCGTATGGCTCGGTGCAGCAAATAATGGATGAAATTTCCGAGGAAAATTACCCGCGCGTTTACGCATTGCGGGAAAAACTTCTCGAAGGCACCCCGCGCGAACGCGTGCGCTGGACAATCGACACCATGATCAACGGCGTCCTCAGCACTCCGCGCGCAAAGACCGAATAACCAGGAAAGTTCGCCATGAGCTTTACGAAACACAGTGCCGCCGCTTTGGAGTGCGGTGGCAAAGGCCGCAGGCCGGCGACACCGTTTTCGAGCGTTTTGAGAAATCACAAGAATCTCAAAGCGGCGTCGCCGCTTCGCTCTGCCGCCGCACTCCAAATAGTCGCCCTTATTTTTGGCGGCATCACCTCCGTCCACGCCGCCGCTGAATCGCAAACGCAATCCGCTTCGTCTGCCAAAAGTGTTCTCGCCGTTTCAGTCGTCACGCCCGAGCAATGCGAGTGGGATGTTTCCGTTCCCGCCAGCGGTTGGTTCGCGCCGTGGCAGGAAGCCGTTGTCGCCTCCGAAATTGACGGGCTGCGCATCACAAAAATCCTCGCGGATGTCGGCGATGTCGTGAAACAAGGCCAGCCGCTGGCGATGCTTTCGCAGGATGCGGTTCGCGCCGATTTGCGCCGCCTCGAAGCCGCGGTCGATTCCGCCGAGGCCCTGCACGCCGTCGCGCGAGCCGACGCCAACCGCGCGCTTCGGCTCAGGCCCTCCGGCGCGCAAACCGAGCAGGAATACGACGAGCGCATCAACGCG
This genomic interval carries:
- a CDS encoding flippase activity-associated protein Agl23 gives rise to the protein MKNNPRAWLVVLPPVLLLALAAVLRFADLGSRPMHADEAVQAYIFADLLEEGKYRYDPSHYHGPLPHFINLPLMRALGIRKLDTLQAWQFRLQPALAGLLLAALAGACAGGDSRARWRAMLLAGIAPMLLYFSRMAIHETLLALCALAVPFAVARWLETRRARWLIVTALAFGCMHATKETWCIIAFSWAAAAFALWPKKTWHAVRGAGAARIALVATAAMGISFLLYSNFGKHPGGFADAWRTLFSYRTGGGHEKGWWYYAVECLGFYRPGGWPVGEGVVGLFAIAGGVMAWRRRKNRYVGHHVPALPLFLAVSGAAQVVVYSIIKYKTPWLMLAPLASFVPLAAHGWIWALGRRPRWWRAAACALVVAAGLLAPALVSSFKAPTSAAFPFVYVPTLPDADAELDRVARALPADAMTAVIGNDYWPLPWYFRAARERTGFFSEAGAPSSEELKEFALVIHTGYQLDPSATGAGWRVFELRPGYFVSISR
- a CDS encoding homoserine dehydrogenase, with protein sequence MEQINIGMIGGGTVGSGVFRALEKNSALMTARLGVKLKVAKVAVKAFDEPRPYKIPVATMTTDWTTVVNDPKIQVVIELMGGTGLAKTVVLAALKLGKPVITANKALISKCGPELFAAAAKNNTNLYYEASVAGGIPIIKTIREALVGNRFTQIYGIVNGTCNYILTRMKNERAEFAEILGDAQKLGYAEAEPSLDVDGYDAMHKTHILASLAHGFWVDEKKILVEGIRSISQTDIQFAEKLGYTIKQLGIVKAAGAGKSEKVQISVYPALIPQQHVLANVNDVFNAVFVRGDIVGDTLYYGRGAGKDATASAVLGDIADAATDLVNGTPRRVPAFVDYGRRASVMPASESVSQFYIRLGVQDKPGVLARVAAIFRDNKISIASVVQPENPAAQPNVPLIIMTHACKEASLQKALKRIARLSEVKAKPVLLRVEHFE
- a CDS encoding TetR/AcrR family transcriptional regulator; translated protein: MTTESPHLPSRRQRISRRERPAKAPLSVDSIVSAALDIMMREGLDGLSLRKVAAALDTGPASLYVYVDNLDALLSLMLERALGKVVIPPASKGDWRERLGAVLFSYLKILMSMPGLGQLALTSVSMGPNSLRILETILALLREGGVDDDRAAWAVDSLLLQFTAIAAEQDVRRRHARSYGSVQQIMDEISEENYPRVYALREKLLEGTPRERVRWTIDTMINGVLSTPRAKTE